The segment AATTTAAAACAACTTTCCGAAATAGAAAAATTTCATTCTTCCACCATACAAAAGTTAATGGACAAGTTGGATCGGAACAAAACTGCGGAAGTGAATCACGATGAGAAAAAGGCCCTCGAACTTGCCATTAGGGAAGGCGATGATGCGATGAATTTTTATTCAACTCTTCGTAATAAATTTCAAGATCCGAAAATCAATCTGTTATTCCAAAAACTTTCCAATTTCAGCGAAACCAATACTTCTCTATTGGAAGCGCAAGCGCGTGCAATGGAACAATCCACTCCGAGCGAACAAGTATTCTTTTGGGAAGACGAAGCATTGCTTGCGGAAGTAAATAAACCCACTGCCAAGCCGAAATCTTCTTCCGTTGCCAAATCACCGTCTCCTGGCCTTAAGAAAAAAGCGGAAGCACCTAAGGCAAAAAAAGCTGCTCCAAAACCGAAAAAGGCATCTCCTAAGGCCAAGGCTAAAAAGTCAGTGAAACAGGCTGTTAAAAAATCGGCTAAGAAACCTGTTAAAAAAGCAGCTTCTAAAAAATCCAAACCCGCTAAAAAGAAAGGAAAAAAGAAATAGTGAAATATAAAGTTACTCATAGTTTTTCAGTACCACTCGCAAAATTACTCCATGCCAGAGAAGAACGTTACAAACATTTGGATCAATTTCCGGATTTAAAAAATGTAACTTTACTCGAAGAAAAAAAAGAAGGGAACATCATCACTCAAAAGAGAAAGGTGAGTTTGGAAGGATCCATGCCTGCGGTACTTTCTGCGGCTCTTACGGACTTATCTTTATTGGAGGAGTCGACTTTCGATATCGTCACTAACACTCACGAATTCAAGATTTCCCCTCCCGGCAAAGACAACGTGTTTATCATCAAAGGTAAGAGTATCTACCAAACGGCTGGAGAGGGTTCTGAAAGAAGCTACGATGTGGAAGTTCTTTCCAGTTTGCTCTTTGTTTCACCTATCGTAGAGAAGGCGATCGAAGAAATTCACAAACATAGTTTGGAAAAAGACCGAAAATCCATAGCCAAATTTTTAGGGGTTGAAACTTAAGGAGGTAGTGAATTCTTCCTCCCGCCTGTCTAACATCCTCGAATTGAATTTGTCCGTTTTCATTATGGGAAACGTGACGCTTTTCGCGAAATTACTTCCTTTTCCGGCTTCTACCATTATCACAGGTAGGGCCTCTTTTTCCGTTTTGATTTTGGCGCTTTTTCTTTTGATCCGGGGCAAGCGGTTTGTATTTTCCAGTTTTTCCGATTTTGCAAAAGTGTTTGGAATCGGAATTCTTTTCGGTCTTCACTGGGTGACCTATTTCCATTCCATACAGGTGTCTACGGTTGCAGTCGGAATGTTATCCTTATTTACTTATCCGGTATTCACTTCGATTTTAGAACCTTTGTTTTTCGGTTATAAAATAGATAAATTCTCCTTGTTTCTCGCCTTATTTTCGTTCTGCGGTCTGGCGATTATCGTTCCCGAATTCAATTGGGCGGATAATCATTTTCAGGGAGTGGTTTGGGGTTTGGTGTCCGCCGTTTTGTATTCTCTTCGAAACATTCTGACCAAACAAATGCACACTCATTACCCCAGTTCCCAGTTACTGCTTGTACAATTGGTTGCGACTTCTCTTTTGCTTCTTCCTTTTGCAACG is part of the Leptospira kobayashii genome and harbors:
- a CDS encoding ferritin-like domain-containing protein; this encodes MKSLKKTTFIEAVAAAIDHEVKCFQFYLKTSESLPDGAVRELFSQLALDGDEHIKFIREVYKNAEGKELPNLKQLSEIEKFHSSTIQKLMDKLDRNKTAEVNHDEKKALELAIREGDDAMNFYSTLRNKFQDPKINLLFQKLSNFSETNTSLLEAQARAMEQSTPSEQVFFWEDEALLAEVNKPTAKPKSSSVAKSPSPGLKKKAEAPKAKKAAPKPKKASPKAKAKKSVKQAVKKSAKKPVKKAASKKSKPAKKKGKKK
- a CDS encoding DMT family transporter, producing the protein MGNVTLFAKLLPFPASTIITGRASFSVLILALFLLIRGKRFVFSSFSDFAKVFGIGILFGLHWVTYFHSIQVSTVAVGMLSLFTYPVFTSILEPLFFGYKIDKFSLFLALFSFCGLAIIVPEFNWADNHFQGVVWGLVSAVLYSLRNILTKQMHTHYPSSQLLLVQLVATSLLLLPFATGLWEMVSEPKYLLYQVLLAGVFTAFAHTMWIRSFASLPVTTAGIFSTMSPLYGSFAAWLVLGEVPPERIWLAGGIILFCAIMEMIRQSSSTS
- a CDS encoding DUF2505 family protein, encoding MKYKVTHSFSVPLAKLLHAREERYKHLDQFPDLKNVTLLEEKKEGNIITQKRKVSLEGSMPAVLSAALTDLSLLEESTFDIVTNTHEFKISPPGKDNVFIIKGKSIYQTAGEGSERSYDVEVLSSLLFVSPIVEKAIEEIHKHSLEKDRKSIAKFLGVET